The following are encoded in a window of Rhizobium sp. 11515TR genomic DNA:
- a CDS encoding FAD binding domain-containing protein: protein MYATNYHRASSVDEAVKLLSNADEGKYVSGGMTLIATMKQRLASPSDLVDLRHIPSIKGIRVDGRRVTIGAATAHAEVASSAVIRAVCPALCDLAGMIGDPHVRHMGTIGGSVANNDPAADYPSAMLALNATIVTDRRQIAADDFFRGLFETALEGAELITSVAFDAPERAAYAKFPNPASRYAMTGVFVAKGTGGVRVAITGAGADGVFRHTELEQVLAANWLPDAVTGVTVDPSSLLSDLHATAEYRANLIKVMAKRAVAAA, encoded by the coding sequence ATGTATGCAACGAATTACCATCGCGCCTCCTCGGTCGACGAAGCCGTCAAGCTTCTGTCGAATGCCGATGAAGGCAAGTATGTCTCCGGCGGCATGACGCTGATCGCCACCATGAAGCAGCGTCTCGCATCGCCCAGCGATCTCGTCGATCTCAGGCATATTCCTTCGATCAAGGGGATACGCGTCGATGGCCGCAGGGTCACGATCGGGGCGGCGACCGCCCATGCGGAGGTCGCCTCTTCGGCGGTCATCCGTGCGGTCTGTCCGGCGCTTTGCGACCTTGCCGGCATGATCGGCGATCCGCACGTCCGGCACATGGGGACAATCGGCGGGTCCGTCGCCAACAACGATCCGGCGGCGGATTATCCCTCGGCAATGCTGGCGCTGAATGCCACCATCGTTACCGACCGGCGGCAGATCGCGGCTGACGACTTCTTCCGGGGTCTGTTCGAAACGGCACTGGAAGGGGCGGAGCTCATCACCTCCGTCGCCTTCGACGCACCGGAAAGGGCAGCTTACGCAAAATTCCCCAATCCGGCTTCACGCTATGCGATGACGGGGGTCTTCGTCGCCAAGGGGACCGGGGGCGTGCGCGTTGCCATTACCGGTGCCGGTGCGGATGGAGTGTTCCGCCATACCGAACTGGAGCAGGTGCTTGCGGCGAACTGGCTGCCGGACGCGGTTACGGGCGTGACGGTCGATCCGTCATCGTTACTGTCAGACCTGCACGCCACGGCGGAATATCGCGCCAACCTGATCAAGGTCATGGCCAAGCGCGCCGTGGCCGCCGCCTAG